AGATAAAAATCAAATTACCACTATAAAAATACAAAATAGCATTGATCCAAAACACGGAATTATTTAAGCAGCAACAAAAGGAAAAGGAAAAGGAAAACCCCTTCGGCACCCCAATGTCCACCACCATGAAAGGACACCTTCTTCCGAAAGGGTTTTATCGTAAAAGGGTATTAAATAGCACCCTTGTATAAATCATTTTTACTTTTACAAAGATAAATTGCAGGGAATTAAAAAAAATGTGACTTAGCGCACATTTTAATTTTTTTTTACCTTCACAAAAAAAGCACAGATATGAAGCAAATCGGGACCTGGCTCAGCGAGTATGACGAAAGTCATAGAAACAAAACCAATAAACTTATCCACTGGATATGCGTGCCACTCATTTTTTTTAGTGTTACCGGATTTTTATATAGCATCAAACTCCCCTATCAATTAAATGATGCGATTCAGCTCAATGTTGGCTTTGTGGCTATGTTGCTTGTGTTTTTTTATTACGCATTGCTCTCGTGGCGACTTTCAATTGGAATGTTGCTGTTTGGAATGTTTTGCTTACACTGCTGTAATTGGATTGAGGTAAATGTTGCTATTTCTTTGTTGCAAGTTTGCCTTTTTATTTTTGTGTTCGCTTGGATTGGCCAGTTTTATGGACATAAAATAGAGGGCAAAAAACCTTCATTTCTGAAAGACATTCAATTTCTACTTATTGGCCCAGCATGGTTAATGCACTTTATTTACCAAAAAATTGGGATTCGCTTATAGCAGCGCGATTGATTTATTCTCTTTTTACATTGGGCTATTTTTCTAATTTTGCTGCGCTTTAAAAGGCTCCGTAGTTCAATTGGATAGAATGACAGGTTTCGGCCCTGTTGGTTGGGGGTTCGAATCCCTCCGGGGTCACGAATGAATCAAAAAGCGCAAAGCGTATTTAGTGGACATGATTCAAAATTAAGCTTGCTTAAATTTTGG
The sequence above is a segment of the Bacteroidota bacterium genome. Coding sequences within it:
- a CDS encoding DUF962 domain-containing protein, which produces MKQIGTWLSEYDESHRNKTNKLIHWICVPLIFFSVTGFLYSIKLPYQLNDAIQLNVGFVAMLLVFFYYALLSWRLSIGMLLFGMFCLHCCNWIEVNVAISLLQVCLFIFVFAWIGQFYGHKIEGKKPSFLKDIQFLLIGPAWLMHFIYQKIGIRL